Proteins from one Thioflavicoccus mobilis 8321 genomic window:
- a CDS encoding cupin domain-containing protein yields the protein MENLFADLPVLATGEAFDELMRCRNVRIERIASSPVPGSVWYDQPHDEWVVLLTGQARLEMAGEVLEMGPGDHLFIPARTWHRVLATSDEPRCLWLAVHIDP from the coding sequence ATGGAGAATCTCTTCGCCGATCTGCCGGTCCTCGCGACCGGCGAGGCCTTCGATGAGCTGATGCGCTGTCGCAACGTGCGGATCGAGCGCATCGCGAGCAGCCCGGTGCCGGGGTCGGTTTGGTACGACCAGCCGCATGACGAGTGGGTCGTCCTGCTCACTGGGCAGGCCCGGCTCGAGATGGCCGGCGAGGTCTTGGAGATGGGGCCGGGCGACCACCTGTTCATCCCGGCCCGCACCTGGCATCGCGTCCTCGCTACGTCCGACGAGCCACGCTGCCTCTGGCTCGCGGTGCATATCGATCCCTGA
- a CDS encoding thiol-disulfide oxidoreductase DCC family protein has protein sequence MNHQSGRTTLRANGLRVLYDGGCPLCRREIAIYRRLRPRRPVDWVDIDANPQAPSRYGLTVTQAMTRFHVIDGEQVVTGAAAFVTLWSALPVWRHLAAVVRALRLLPVLELGYAWFARRRLRRRCTEESCRAG, from the coding sequence GTGAATCATCAATCGGGGCGGACAACTCTGCGTGCCAATGGGTTGCGGGTGCTCTACGATGGGGGCTGCCCGCTGTGTCGACGCGAGATCGCGATCTACCGACGACTACGGCCACGCCGGCCCGTCGATTGGGTCGACATCGACGCGAATCCACAGGCGCCCAGCCGCTATGGCCTTACCGTTACGCAGGCCATGACCCGATTCCACGTAATCGACGGTGAACAGGTCGTGACCGGCGCCGCCGCCTTCGTCACGCTCTGGAGCGCCTTACCCGTATGGCGGCACCTCGCGGCCGTGGTCCGGGCCTTGAGACTGCTGCCTGTGCTGGAGTTGGGTTATGCTTGGTTTGCCCGTCGTCGATTGCGCCGACGCTGTACCGAAGAGAGCTGCCGTGCCGGCTAG
- a CDS encoding PspA/IM30 family protein has translation MAFITRLSRLVRADLHAMLDRLEAPDLVLSQAVREMEQALDRGRLGLARLEREQSRLQDRAAELERRLHQTSEALEDCLAAGQDDLARPVIRRRLETERQAGQLAQRLRALETDSDKRRQRLAEQEAKLADLRARATLYEESRDTEQDGYADWPTPCEAPVQDADVEIALLQAKRQREAAS, from the coding sequence ATGGCATTCATAACCCGATTGTCGCGGCTCGTGCGCGCCGATCTTCACGCCATGCTGGACCGCCTGGAGGCACCGGATCTGGTGCTCTCCCAGGCCGTACGCGAGATGGAGCAAGCGCTCGATCGCGGCAGGCTGGGCCTCGCCCGGCTCGAGCGCGAACAGTCGCGATTGCAGGATCGGGCGGCCGAGCTCGAGCGCCGGCTGCACCAGACGTCGGAGGCGTTGGAGGATTGCCTCGCGGCCGGGCAAGACGACCTGGCCCGCCCGGTCATTCGACGACGGCTCGAGACCGAACGACAGGCCGGACAGCTGGCCCAGCGCTTGCGCGCGCTGGAAACCGACAGCGACAAGCGCCGGCAACGTCTCGCCGAGCAGGAAGCGAAGCTCGCCGATCTCCGCGCCCGCGCGACGCTCTATGAGGAGAGCCGCGACACCGAGCAGGATGGCTACGCCGATTGGCCGACGCCGTGCGAAGCCCCCGTCCAGGACGCGGACGTCGAGATCGCCCTGTTGCAGGCCAAGCGCCAGCGGGAGGCGGCATCATGA
- a CDS encoding response regulator transcription factor: protein MARKSRLLIIEDEEPIRTGLEDLFVFHGFDVESAADGPTGLAKALTGAFDLILLDIMLPGLDGFAICDRIRARDRSQPVIMLTARTADADIVQGLRSGADDYVSKPFSVTELVLRVQAVLRRSGGLDADQDQLMLGDLELDTRNLSGRRGGLEIPFTQREVDILKYLAANGERPVSREELLNKVWGYARDCGLETRTVDIHIAKLRRKIETEPGEPKVLVTVRGVGYRLMIGSWDKGH from the coding sequence ATGGCTCGCAAATCCCGCCTCTTGATCATCGAAGACGAAGAGCCGATCCGGACCGGCTTGGAGGACCTCTTCGTGTTCCACGGCTTCGACGTCGAGAGCGCGGCCGACGGACCGACCGGTCTCGCCAAGGCATTGACGGGCGCGTTCGACCTGATCCTGCTCGACATCATGCTTCCCGGGCTCGACGGCTTCGCCATCTGCGACCGCATCCGAGCCCGGGACCGGAGCCAACCGGTCATCATGCTGACCGCCCGCACGGCGGATGCGGACATCGTCCAGGGGCTGCGGTCCGGTGCGGACGACTATGTCTCCAAGCCCTTCTCGGTGACCGAGTTGGTGCTGCGCGTTCAGGCCGTACTGCGACGAAGCGGTGGCCTGGACGCGGATCAGGACCAGCTCATGCTCGGCGACCTGGAGCTGGATACGCGTAATCTCAGCGGTCGTCGCGGTGGGCTGGAGATTCCCTTCACCCAGCGCGAGGTGGACATCCTCAAGTACCTCGCCGCCAACGGCGAGCGTCCGGTCTCGCGCGAGGAGTTGCTGAACAAGGTCTGGGGTTACGCCCGGGACTGTGGCCTGGAGACGCGGACCGTGGATATCCACATCGCCAAGCTCAGGCGCAAGATCGAGACCGAGCCCGGCGAGCCCAAGGTCCTCGTCACGGTGCGCGGCGTGGGGTATCGGCTGATGATCGGGTCTTGGGACAAGGGTCATTAG
- a CDS encoding sensor histidine kinase gives MKGSDHRRARNRLRLGIALFVLALAVPSLLLVSKAYDQLKWQSFRQQQLVAEELAERINDSLVSIIRREDARPIEDYAFLVRSGERMRSYGKRSPLAEMPSGEIIPGLIGWFQVAADGDFSSPLVPAAGISPADYGVDAAELTLRQARARQIRGILVGNRLVERGDRKDRAELAAKEPETAAGMAPRPLGATIDREEGPASATRQEGDAPRARREIQAEDRLSQAAFERLARKGVAPGPESDEAGRLKRTDQLQLDEELALRSQRQQAAAVDDKAAFRSAPAEAVSVSPLGSRSNPLPFSDAESDRRMPVQLFGNAVEPFEVGRLDSGHLLLFRSVWREGERVIQGALIEQRPFLEELVGRPLATTVLAHTTHLIVAYRGAVLASFRAQPDGQYGIRATALRSGPPPLSGSLLYRTRMQEPFGGLELIYSVGRLPAPAGAAVIGWMAGTLAIVLLAGGWLMYRLGLSQLALVRQQQDFVSAVSHELKTPLTSIRMYAEMLRAGFAPEERKATYYRFIHEESERLSRLIANVLQLARIGRDALVLEPRAIAIGALMAMVRERVATQVERAGFAFEVDCATEAEILADPDAFVQIVINLVDNALKFSANAAQRRILIGCDVMERNQLCVRVRDFGPGIPKVQRKRIFDLFYRGPEAKANAISGTGIGLALVQRLVRAMNGKVEVTDANPGAEIRIVMPMRRAP, from the coding sequence ATGAAAGGTTCCGACCACCGCCGGGCGCGCAATCGGCTCAGGCTCGGCATCGCGCTCTTCGTACTGGCCCTGGCCGTGCCCAGCCTGCTGCTCGTATCCAAGGCCTACGACCAGTTGAAGTGGCAGTCGTTTCGTCAGCAACAGTTGGTCGCCGAGGAGCTTGCCGAGCGGATCAACGACTCGCTCGTCTCGATCATCCGCAGGGAGGATGCCAGGCCTATCGAGGATTACGCCTTTCTCGTCCGTTCCGGCGAACGGATGAGGTCCTACGGCAAGCGTTCCCCACTCGCCGAGATGCCGAGCGGTGAGATCATCCCCGGCCTCATCGGATGGTTCCAGGTCGCCGCCGATGGCGACTTCAGCTCGCCGCTGGTGCCGGCGGCGGGGATCTCGCCGGCGGACTATGGTGTCGACGCCGCGGAGCTCACGCTGCGCCAGGCACGCGCACGGCAGATTCGCGGGATTCTGGTCGGCAACCGCCTGGTCGAGCGCGGCGATCGCAAAGATCGGGCAGAGCTCGCGGCGAAGGAGCCGGAGACCGCCGCCGGAATGGCGCCAAGGCCGCTCGGTGCGACGATCGATCGGGAAGAGGGCCCGGCCTCGGCCACCCGGCAGGAGGGCGATGCACCTCGGGCACGCCGCGAGATCCAGGCCGAAGACCGCCTCTCGCAGGCCGCCTTCGAACGGCTCGCGCGCAAGGGCGTCGCTCCGGGGCCCGAATCGGACGAAGCCGGCCGCCTGAAACGCACCGACCAGCTTCAGCTCGACGAGGAGTTGGCGCTGCGCAGCCAACGGCAGCAGGCAGCGGCCGTCGACGACAAGGCTGCCTTCAGATCGGCGCCGGCTGAGGCGGTTTCGGTGTCACCGTTGGGCTCGCGATCGAATCCCCTCCCTTTTTCTGATGCCGAATCCGATCGGCGAATGCCGGTGCAGCTCTTCGGCAATGCCGTCGAGCCCTTCGAGGTGGGTCGGCTCGATTCCGGTCATCTGCTGCTATTCCGCTCAGTTTGGCGGGAAGGGGAGAGGGTGATCCAAGGGGCGCTGATCGAGCAGCGGCCCTTTCTGGAGGAGTTGGTCGGGCGACCCTTGGCGACGACCGTCCTGGCGCATACGACGCACCTGATCGTGGCCTATCGCGGCGCGGTCCTGGCGAGTTTCCGCGCCCAACCGGACGGGCAGTACGGCATCCGAGCGACGGCGTTGCGCAGCGGCCCGCCGCCCCTGAGCGGCTCGCTGCTCTACCGCACGCGGATGCAGGAGCCCTTCGGCGGACTCGAGCTCATCTACAGCGTTGGCCGGCTGCCGGCCCCGGCCGGCGCTGCCGTCATCGGCTGGATGGCTGGCACGCTCGCGATCGTGCTTCTGGCGGGCGGATGGTTGATGTATCGGCTCGGGCTGAGCCAGCTGGCGCTCGTGCGGCAACAGCAGGACTTCGTCTCCGCCGTGAGTCATGAGCTCAAGACGCCGCTGACCTCCATTCGAATGTATGCGGAGATGCTGCGCGCCGGCTTCGCCCCGGAAGAGCGCAAGGCTACCTACTACAGGTTCATTCACGAGGAAAGCGAGCGCCTTTCCCGTCTGATCGCCAATGTTCTTCAGCTCGCGCGCATCGGCCGCGATGCCCTGGTGTTGGAACCCAGGGCCATCGCAATCGGCGCGTTGATGGCGATGGTGCGAGAGCGGGTCGCAACCCAGGTGGAGCGCGCCGGGTTTGCTTTCGAGGTCGACTGTGCCACCGAAGCCGAGATCCTAGCCGACCCGGATGCCTTCGTGCAGATCGTCATCAATCTGGTGGACAACGCCCTCAAGTTCTCGGCCAACGCGGCGCAGCGGCGTATTCTGATCGGCTGCGACGTCATGGAGAGGAACCAGCTCTGCGTCCGAGTCCGAGATTTCGGCCCCGGTATCCCGAAGGTCCAGCGAAAGAGGATCTTCGACCTTTTTTATCGTGGGCCGGAGGCCAAGGCCAACGCGATTTCGGGGACGGGAATCGGACTGGCGCTAGTGCAACGGCTCGTACGAGCGATGAACGGGAAGGTGGAGGTCACCGACGCCAACCCGGGCGCCGAGATTCGGATCGTGATGCCCATGAGAAGGGCACCGTAA
- a CDS encoding PH domain-containing protein: MSQVLYDAYPSLIRTKPFGTILAILMVVCGLALAALLGQAPLAMLGGLPGGIIGLVMFGLGFLLLVSWFIATKADHLIIKEDEIVWTHGLLSKQYTEINMASVRTVRIDQSLFQRIMGAGDLTIFTAGDDPEVLVRGLPEPHRIRDLIKGQSGAGV; the protein is encoded by the coding sequence ATGTCTCAGGTCCTCTACGATGCCTATCCATCCCTGATCCGAACCAAGCCGTTCGGCACCATCCTGGCCATCCTGATGGTGGTCTGCGGTCTTGCGCTGGCGGCGCTTCTCGGCCAGGCGCCGCTGGCGATGCTCGGCGGGCTGCCGGGTGGGATCATCGGGCTGGTGATGTTCGGGCTCGGGTTCCTGCTGCTCGTCTCCTGGTTCATCGCGACCAAGGCCGATCACCTGATCATCAAGGAAGACGAGATCGTCTGGACCCACGGCCTGCTGAGCAAGCAATACACCGAGATCAACATGGCCTCGGTGCGCACGGTGCGGATCGATCAGAGTCTGTTCCAGCGCATCATGGGTGCCGGTGACCTGACCATCTTCACCGCTGGCGACGACCCGGAGGTGCTGGTGCGGGGCCTACCCGAGCCGCATCGGATCCGCGATCTGATCAAGGGACAGTCCGGCGCCGGGGTCTGA
- the uvrA gene encoding excinuclease ABC subunit UvrA, with product MPDDHPAIRLRGVRQNNLKNLDLDLPLGELIVVTGVSGSGKSSLAFDTLYAEGQRRYVETFSPYARQFLDRLDRPRADAVDGVPPAIAIDQTNPVRTSRSTVGTMTELNDHLKLLFARAARLYCHGCGREVRRDTPESIWTDLLARTEGKAPRCLIVFRVAVPASLDTQSVKEMLAQQGYVRLLGEDASGIAVIQDRLALRLDNQGRAIEALEVALQKGHGRVLVYPVDADRRPGEPWRYSSDLHCPDCDLDYRSPTPSLFSFNSAVGACPTCRGFGRTIGIDWDQVIPDPGKTLLEGAVKPFQSDSYSESQEDLIGFANRRGVPVDVPWRDLPDADRRWVIDGEGDWDAGVWYGVRRFFAWLEGRAYKMHVRVLLSRYRAYDECPTCQGARLKDEALDWRIGSAALAERTLPAAQRFRHARVTMPSAAWAALPGLGLHDLLCLPIAACRAFFDALRLEGAMDQALELLLTGIRSRLRYLDTVGLGYLTLDRQSRTLSGGEVQRINLTTALGTALVNTLFVLDEPSIGLHPRDMDRVIAVLERLRDQGNSLVVVEHDPQVMRAADRILDLGPGPGERGGEICFAGPPATLIATHGSLTGDYLAGRRRVAEPQPPRPFRPDEPSLQVRGASAHNLKGLDVTIPLGRLVCVTGVSGSGKSTLVQEVLYRGLARLKGHPDGTPGAHEAIDGHEAIGDVNLLDQSGIGRTARSCPASFVGALDPLRRRFAQTPLARERGYKAGTFSFNSGDGRCPTCGGNGFEHVEMQFLSDVYLRCPDCDGRRYRPAVLEVRLPGPPDDATDAPGPSIADVLDWTVDEALARFADDADLTHALGPLAAVGLGYLRLGQPVPTLSGGEAQRLKLAGHLAKTGRRRRARGQLFLLDEPTTGLHFADIAVLLQALRRLLADGHSLVVIEHNLDVIAAADWLIDLGPEGGAGGGALVCAGSPAEVAAHPISHTGRALAALADAPPDEVPPARVAEPPAGGLRPSQILIHHAREHNLKDLTLAIPRDRLTVITGVSGSGKSTLAFDILFAEGQRRYLESLNAYARQFVQPAARADVDAIFGIPPTVAIAQRTSRGGLKSTVATLTEIHHYLRLLFVKLGTQYCPDCAVPIEPQPPAALLERVLREQAGRRVMLFAPLVVARKGLYNEQAAEAARQGYDWLRVDGVRRPTEPWPRLDRFREHSIDLPVGELLVEARAEPALRALLDEALRLGDGLVRVATVVGEGWDAETAYSTERACPACGRAFPEPDPRLFSYNSKHGWCPSCFGTGTHLAGFDAEQTGEETQWFDSAVGLEKSCPACQGRRLRPEALAVRFHGRSIADYGALSVDAAADAFAALTLTEREAAIAADLLAEVRHRLAFLAEVGLGYLTLERAAPTLSGGEAQRLRLAAQLGSSLQGVCYVLDEPTIGLHPRDNRLLLDTLARLSGRGNTVVVVEHDEETIRRADHVIDLGPGAGARGGQLIAQGTCADLLADPNSVTGHFLRQPPRRTQPPRPAPSREHWLAIRGACAHSLKDLSVQIPLGRLVCITGVSGSGKSTLVHDVLLKSLRALLDAERPGNGRARRDELHGCAGLTGWQGLARVLEVDQTPIGLTPRSCPATYVGFWDAIRRLFAAAPEARLRGWGPARFSFNTGAGRCPVCEGQGVQRLEMSFLPDVKVPCEACGGRRFTAETCEVRYLGRDIAQVLVMGVDEAVEVFAAHPRVHHALRLLQDVGLGYLTLGQPSPTLSGGEAQRLKLVTELAKARPATGRAIAKPTLYLLDEPTVGLHMADVERLIAVLHRLVDAGHSVLVIEHNLDLIAAADWILDLGPEGGNAGGQLVAEGPPERIAATGDLPTAAALRQHLQRHQQGGVIP from the coding sequence ATGCCTGACGACCACCCCGCCATCCGCCTGCGCGGCGTGCGACAGAACAACCTGAAGAACCTGGATCTGGACCTGCCGCTCGGCGAGCTGATCGTCGTCACCGGGGTGTCCGGCTCGGGCAAGTCGTCGCTCGCCTTCGACACCCTCTACGCCGAGGGCCAACGCCGCTACGTCGAGACCTTCTCACCCTACGCCCGCCAGTTCCTCGACCGCCTCGACCGACCGCGCGCCGACGCGGTCGACGGCGTCCCGCCGGCGATCGCGATCGACCAGACCAACCCGGTGCGCACGTCGCGCTCGACGGTCGGGACCATGACCGAACTGAACGACCACCTGAAGCTCCTCTTCGCCCGTGCCGCCCGCCTCTACTGCCACGGCTGCGGGCGCGAGGTGCGCCGCGACACCCCCGAATCGATCTGGACGGACCTGCTCGCGCGCACCGAAGGCAAGGCGCCGCGTTGCCTGATCGTGTTCCGCGTCGCGGTACCGGCCAGCCTCGACACGCAATCGGTAAAGGAGATGCTCGCCCAGCAGGGCTACGTCCGCCTACTCGGCGAGGACGCGAGCGGCATCGCCGTCATCCAAGACCGGCTCGCGCTACGCCTGGACAACCAGGGCCGCGCCATCGAGGCCCTCGAGGTCGCGTTGCAGAAGGGCCACGGCCGGGTCCTGGTCTATCCGGTCGACGCCGACCGCCGGCCGGGCGAGCCCTGGCGCTACTCCAGCGACCTGCATTGCCCCGACTGCGACCTGGATTATCGCTCGCCGACGCCGAGCCTGTTCTCGTTCAACTCCGCGGTCGGCGCCTGCCCGACCTGCCGCGGCTTCGGCCGCACGATCGGCATCGACTGGGACCAGGTCATCCCCGATCCGGGCAAGACGCTGCTGGAGGGTGCCGTCAAGCCGTTCCAGTCGGACAGCTACTCGGAGAGCCAGGAGGACCTGATCGGCTTCGCGAACCGCCGCGGCGTGCCGGTCGACGTGCCCTGGCGCGACCTACCGGACGCCGACCGGCGCTGGGTCATCGACGGCGAGGGCGACTGGGACGCCGGCGTCTGGTACGGCGTACGGCGCTTCTTCGCCTGGCTCGAGGGCCGCGCCTACAAGATGCACGTGCGGGTGCTGCTGTCGCGCTACCGCGCCTATGACGAGTGCCCGACCTGCCAGGGCGCCCGGCTCAAAGACGAGGCCCTCGACTGGCGGATCGGCTCGGCGGCGCTCGCCGAGCGCACGCTGCCCGCCGCGCAGCGCTTCCGCCACGCCCGCGTGACCATGCCGTCGGCCGCCTGGGCGGCCCTGCCCGGGCTCGGCCTGCACGATCTCCTCTGCCTGCCGATCGCCGCCTGCCGCGCCTTCTTCGACGCGCTGCGCCTCGAGGGCGCGATGGACCAGGCCCTCGAGCTGCTGCTCACCGGCATTCGTTCGCGGCTGCGTTATCTCGATACGGTCGGCCTCGGCTACCTGACCCTCGATCGCCAGTCGCGCACCCTCTCGGGCGGCGAGGTCCAGCGGATCAACCTGACCACGGCGCTCGGCACCGCGCTGGTGAACACCCTCTTCGTCCTCGACGAGCCAAGCATCGGCCTGCACCCGCGCGACATGGACCGGGTCATCGCCGTCCTCGAGCGACTGCGCGACCAGGGCAATTCGCTTGTCGTCGTCGAGCACGACCCGCAGGTCATGCGCGCCGCCGATCGCATCCTGGATCTGGGGCCCGGCCCGGGCGAGCGCGGCGGCGAAATCTGCTTCGCAGGTCCGCCGGCGACACTGATCGCGACGCACGGCTCGCTGACCGGCGACTACCTGGCCGGCCGCCGGCGGGTCGCCGAGCCGCAGCCGCCCCGCCCCTTCCGGCCCGACGAGCCGAGTCTCCAGGTCCGCGGGGCGAGCGCGCACAACCTGAAGGGCCTCGACGTCACGATCCCGCTCGGGCGGCTTGTCTGCGTCACCGGCGTCTCGGGCTCGGGCAAGTCGACACTGGTCCAGGAGGTCCTTTACCGCGGCCTGGCCCGGCTCAAGGGTCACCCGGACGGCACGCCCGGCGCCCACGAGGCGATCGACGGCCACGAGGCGATCGGCGACGTGAACCTGCTCGATCAGTCCGGTATCGGCCGCACCGCCCGCTCGTGCCCGGCGAGCTTCGTCGGCGCCCTCGACCCGCTACGCCGACGCTTCGCCCAAACGCCCCTCGCCCGCGAGCGTGGCTACAAGGCCGGCACCTTCAGCTTCAACTCGGGCGACGGGCGCTGCCCGACCTGCGGCGGCAATGGCTTCGAGCATGTCGAGATGCAGTTCCTCTCCGACGTCTACCTGCGCTGCCCGGACTGCGACGGGCGGCGCTACCGCCCGGCCGTCCTCGAGGTGCGCCTGCCCGGCCCCCCGGATGACGCCACCGACGCGCCCGGCCCGTCGATCGCCGACGTGCTCGACTGGACCGTCGACGAGGCCCTGGCCCGCTTCGCCGACGACGCGGACCTCACCCACGCGCTGGGACCGCTCGCCGCCGTTGGCCTCGGCTACCTGCGCCTCGGCCAGCCGGTGCCAACCCTGTCCGGCGGCGAGGCCCAGCGCCTCAAGCTCGCCGGCCACCTGGCCAAGACCGGCCGCCGGCGGCGCGCCCGCGGCCAGCTCTTCCTGCTCGACGAGCCGACCACGGGGCTGCACTTCGCCGACATCGCGGTACTGCTCCAGGCCCTGCGGCGGCTGCTCGCCGACGGCCACTCGCTGGTCGTCATCGAGCACAACCTGGACGTCATCGCCGCCGCCGACTGGCTGATCGACCTGGGGCCCGAAGGCGGTGCCGGCGGCGGCGCGCTGGTCTGCGCCGGCTCGCCGGCCGAGGTCGCCGCCCACCCGATCAGCCACACCGGCCGGGCCCTCGCGGCCCTCGCCGACGCGCCCCCCGACGAGGTCCCGCCGGCGCGGGTCGCCGAGCCCCCGGCCGGGGGGCTGCGGCCGTCGCAGATCCTGATTCACCACGCCCGCGAGCACAATCTGAAGGACCTGACGCTGGCGATCCCGCGCGACCGGCTGACCGTCATCACCGGCGTCTCCGGCAGCGGCAAGAGCACGCTGGCCTTCGACATCCTCTTCGCCGAGGGCCAGCGGCGCTACCTCGAGTCGCTGAACGCCTACGCCCGCCAGTTCGTGCAGCCGGCCGCGCGCGCCGACGTCGACGCCATCTTCGGCATCCCGCCGACGGTCGCGATCGCCCAGCGCACGAGCCGCGGGGGGCTGAAGAGCACGGTCGCCACCCTAACCGAGATCCACCACTACCTGCGCCTGCTGTTCGTCAAGCTCGGCACCCAATATTGCCCGGACTGCGCGGTCCCGATCGAGCCACAGCCGCCCGCCGCGCTACTGGAGCGGGTCCTGCGCGAGCAGGCCGGCCGCCGCGTCATGCTGTTCGCCCCGCTCGTCGTCGCCCGCAAGGGGCTCTACAACGAGCAGGCCGCCGAGGCCGCGCGCCAGGGCTACGACTGGCTGCGGGTCGACGGCGTGCGCCGGCCGACCGAGCCCTGGCCGCGGCTCGACCGCTTTCGCGAGCACTCGATCGACCTACCGGTCGGCGAGCTCCTGGTCGAGGCCCGCGCCGAGCCGGCGCTGCGCGCGTTGCTCGACGAGGCGCTCAGGCTCGGCGACGGCCTGGTGCGGGTCGCGACCGTCGTGGGCGAGGGCTGGGACGCCGAGACCGCCTACTCGACCGAGCGCGCCTGCCCTGCCTGCGGGCGCGCCTTCCCGGAGCCCGATCCGCGCCTCTTCAGCTACAACTCGAAGCACGGCTGGTGCCCGAGCTGCTTCGGCACCGGCACCCACCTCGCCGGCTTCGACGCCGAGCAGACCGGCGAAGAGACCCAGTGGTTCGACTCGGCCGTCGGTCTGGAAAAGTCCTGCCCCGCCTGCCAGGGCCGGCGGCTGCGCCCCGAGGCCCTCGCGGTGCGTTTCCACGGCCGCTCGATCGCCGACTACGGCGCCCTCTCGGTCGACGCCGCGGCCGATGCCTTCGCCGCGCTGACGCTGACCGAGCGCGAGGCGGCGATCGCCGCCGACCTGCTCGCCGAGGTCCGCCACCGGCTCGCCTTCCTCGCCGAGGTCGGCCTCGGCTACCTGACGCTCGAGCGCGCCGCGCCGACCCTCTCCGGCGGCGAGGCCCAGCGGCTGCGCCTCGCCGCCCAGCTCGGCTCGAGCCTGCAAGGGGTCTGCTACGTCCTCGATGAGCCGACGATCGGTCTGCACCCGCGCGACAACCGCCTGCTACTCGACACCCTCGCTCGCCTGAGCGGGCGCGGCAACACGGTCGTCGTCGTCGAGCACGACGAGGAAACGATCCGCCGCGCCGACCACGTCATCGACCTCGGTCCGGGCGCCGGCGCGCGGGGCGGCCAGCTGATCGCCCAGGGGACCTGTGCCGACCTGCTCGCCGATCCGAACTCGGTGACGGGCCACTTCCTGCGCCAGCCCCCGCGCCGCACCCAACCGCCGCGCCCGGCGCCAAGCCGCGAGCACTGGCTCGCCATTCGCGGCGCCTGCGCTCACAGCCTAAAGGACCTGAGCGTCCAGATCCCGCTCGGGCGGCTGGTCTGCATCACCGGCGTCTCGGGCTCGGGCAAGTCGACTTTGGTCCACGACGTACTGCTCAAGAGCCTGCGGGCGCTCCTCGATGCCGAGCGCCCGGGGAACGGGCGGGCGCGCCGCGACGAGCTACACGGCTGCGCCGGACTCACCGGCTGGCAGGGCCTCGCCCGGGTCCTGGAAGTCGACCAGACCCCGATCGGCCTGACGCCGCGCTCGTGCCCGGCGACCTACGTCGGCTTCTGGGATGCGATCCGCCGCCTCTTCGCCGCCGCCCCCGAGGCCCGGCTGCGCGGCTGGGGCCCGGCGCGCTTCTCGTTCAACACGGGCGCGGGGCGCTGCCCGGTCTGCGAAGGCCAGGGCGTGCAGCGCCTGGAGATGAGCTTCCTGCCCGATGTGAAGGTCCCGTGCGAGGCCTGCGGCGGGCGCCGCTTCACCGCCGAGACCTGCGAGGTGCGTTACCTCGGCCGCGACATCGCCCAAGTCCTGGTGATGGGCGTCGACGAGGCGGTCGAGGTCTTCGCCGCCCATCCGCGCGTCCACCACGCGCTGCGGCTGCTGCAAGACGTCGGCCTCGGCTACCTGACCCTCGGCCAACCGAGCCCGACCCTCTCCGGCGGCGAGGCGCAGCGCCTCAAGCTCGTCACCGAGCTGGCCAAGGCCCGCCCGGCGACCGGCCGCGCGATCGCCAAACCGACCCTCTATCTGCTCGACGAACCAACCGTCGGCCTGCACATGGCCGACGTCGAGCGCCTCATCGCCGTCCTGCACCGCCTCGTCGACGCCGGCCACTCGGTGCTCGTCATCGAACACAACCTGGATCTCATCGCGGCCGCCGACTGGATCCTGGACCTCGGCCCCGAAGGCGGCAACGCTGGCGGCCAGCTCGTCGCCGAAGGCCCGCCGGAACGCATCGCTGCCACCGGCGACCTGCCGACCGCGGCGGCGCTGCGGCAGCATTTGCAGCGACACCAACAAGGCGGAGTAATTCCATGA